The Mytilus galloprovincialis chromosome 7, xbMytGall1.hap1.1, whole genome shotgun sequence genome has a window encoding:
- the LOC143082904 gene encoding uncharacterized protein LOC143082904 isoform X3 produces MESNGKASNPLLKPISAAEVRRIHMTKKRPAKGLQALASGTLALARCHTVLDKTEQELEHAIERENRAPKTTIERIQMKGEKLIHTKPVLLCVVLLNIIDCILVLGELVLDMYYINALMESHDDVTHTFISEMKMLYPNVLYNIGKSDIEPLYDNILHAQIGWDNFTMAHGRSLSAENITELSLQHIIVKRGTELPSHIDEFIIDRINHTHFHNSRHVEEHPIEEVLAHAFHKASISILCILAVENLFKIFSYGKAFFERKLEMFDCMVVFCSLFVDVYFLKGISAYKIQDFVIILAFLMPWRVIRVVNSLVVSVIEHEHFRMKLLYKQKKNIANDLKKVKSEAKVLKQCLDIVQKMAIDGGIPQEKISQHLAFLQQKQNKKNKLSMSPFKKSTEVLPLENGTFSPTVYNYADEDNNTISNGTDNNTISNGTDNNTISNGTDNNTISNGTDNNVV; encoded by the exons atggaatCAAATGGAAAAGCTTCGAATCCACTTTTAAAACCGATTTCAGCGG CTGAGGTCAGAAGGATACACATGACGAAAAAGAGGCCAGCTAAAGGGCTTCAG GCTCTTGCCTCAGGAACCCTTGCACTAGCCAGATGTCACACTGTGTTAGATAAAACAGAACAAGAATTAGAACATGCAATTGAAAGAGAAAACAGGGCTCCGAAAACAACGATCGAAAG AATACAAATGAAAGGAGAAAAGTTAATTCACACTAAACCGGTCTTGCTGTGTGTTGTTCTGTTAAATATTATCGACTGTATCCTGGTTCTCGGAGAGCTAGTACTTGACATGTACTACATCAATG CTCTGATGGAGTCACATGACGATGTTACTCACACGTTCATCTCAGAAATGAAAATGCTGTACCCTAATGTGCTTTATAACATAGGAAAATCTGATATTGAACCTCTCTATGACAATATTTTACATGCTCAAATAGGCTGGGACAATTTTACGATGGCTCACGGCAGGTCATTATCTGCGGAAAATATTACAGAATTGTCTTTGCAACATATTATTGTGAAGAGAGGAACAGAATTACCTTCACACATTGATGAATTTATAATAGACAGAATAAATCATACACATTTTCATAATAGTCGACATGTTGAAGAGCATCCCATAGAAGAAGTCCTAGCACACGCTTTCCACAAAGCTAGCATTTCAATTCTATGTATTTTAGCCGTAGAG aATCTGTTTAAGATATTTTCTTATGGAAAGGCATTCTTCGAAAGGAAATTAGAA atgTTTGATTGTATGGTTGTGTTTTGCTCTTTGTTTGTTGATGTTTACTTTTTGAAAGGAATAAGTGCATATAAAATCCAAGACTTCGTCATCATATTGGCTTTCCTGATGCCATGGAGAGTAATCCGAGTAGTCAACA GTCTAGTTGTATCGGTTATAGAACATGAACACTTTAGAATGAAACTTCTctacaaacaaaagaaaaatatcgCTAATGACCTGAAGAAAGTTAAATCTGAAGCCAAAGTTCTAAAG CAATGTTTGGATATTGTACAGAAGATGGCCATAGACGGGGGAATTCCACAAGAGAAAATATCTCAGCATTTAG CTTTTCTTCAACAGAAAcagaacaagaaaaataaattatcaatgtCTCCATTCAAGAAATCGACGGAAGTACTGCCCTTAGAGAATGGCACATTTAGTCCAACAGTATATAACTACGCAGATGAAGACAACAATACAATATCTAACGGCACAGACAACAATACAATATCTAACGGCACAGACAACAATACAATATCTAACGGCACAGACAACAATACAATATCTAACGGCACAGACAACAATGTGGTTTAG
- the LOC143082904 gene encoding uncharacterized protein LOC143082904 isoform X1 — protein MESNGKASNPLLKPISAAEVRRIHMTKKRPAKGLQALASGTLALARCHTVLDKTEQELEHAIERENRAPKTTIESGKGFVICVILDNSHVKISRRQKAKWRIQMKGEKLIHTKPVLLCVVLLNIIDCILVLGELVLDMYYINALMESHDDVTHTFISEMKMLYPNVLYNIGKSDIEPLYDNILHAQIGWDNFTMAHGRSLSAENITELSLQHIIVKRGTELPSHIDEFIIDRINHTHFHNSRHVEEHPIEEVLAHAFHKASISILCILAVENLFKIFSYGKAFFERKLEMFDCMVVFCSLFVDVYFLKGISAYKIQDFVIILAFLMPWRVIRVVNSLVVSVIEHEHFRMKLLYKQKKNIANDLKKVKSEAKVLKQCLDIVQKMAIDGGIPQEKISQHLAFLQQKQNKKNKLSMSPFKKSTEVLPLENGTFSPTVYNYADEDNNTISNGTDNNTISNGTDNNTISNGTDNNTISNGTDNNVV, from the exons atggaatCAAATGGAAAAGCTTCGAATCCACTTTTAAAACCGATTTCAGCGG CTGAGGTCAGAAGGATACACATGACGAAAAAGAGGCCAGCTAAAGGGCTTCAG GCTCTTGCCTCAGGAACCCTTGCACTAGCCAGATGTCACACTGTGTTAGATAAAACAGAACAAGAATTAGAACATGCAATTGAAAGAGAAAACAGGGCTCCGAAAACAACGATCGAAAG TGGTAAAGGATTTGTCATTTGTGTGATATTGGATAACAGTCATGTTAAGATCTCAAGAAGACAAAAAGCAAAGTGGAG AATACAAATGAAAGGAGAAAAGTTAATTCACACTAAACCGGTCTTGCTGTGTGTTGTTCTGTTAAATATTATCGACTGTATCCTGGTTCTCGGAGAGCTAGTACTTGACATGTACTACATCAATG CTCTGATGGAGTCACATGACGATGTTACTCACACGTTCATCTCAGAAATGAAAATGCTGTACCCTAATGTGCTTTATAACATAGGAAAATCTGATATTGAACCTCTCTATGACAATATTTTACATGCTCAAATAGGCTGGGACAATTTTACGATGGCTCACGGCAGGTCATTATCTGCGGAAAATATTACAGAATTGTCTTTGCAACATATTATTGTGAAGAGAGGAACAGAATTACCTTCACACATTGATGAATTTATAATAGACAGAATAAATCATACACATTTTCATAATAGTCGACATGTTGAAGAGCATCCCATAGAAGAAGTCCTAGCACACGCTTTCCACAAAGCTAGCATTTCAATTCTATGTATTTTAGCCGTAGAG aATCTGTTTAAGATATTTTCTTATGGAAAGGCATTCTTCGAAAGGAAATTAGAA atgTTTGATTGTATGGTTGTGTTTTGCTCTTTGTTTGTTGATGTTTACTTTTTGAAAGGAATAAGTGCATATAAAATCCAAGACTTCGTCATCATATTGGCTTTCCTGATGCCATGGAGAGTAATCCGAGTAGTCAACA GTCTAGTTGTATCGGTTATAGAACATGAACACTTTAGAATGAAACTTCTctacaaacaaaagaaaaatatcgCTAATGACCTGAAGAAAGTTAAATCTGAAGCCAAAGTTCTAAAG CAATGTTTGGATATTGTACAGAAGATGGCCATAGACGGGGGAATTCCACAAGAGAAAATATCTCAGCATTTAG CTTTTCTTCAACAGAAAcagaacaagaaaaataaattatcaatgtCTCCATTCAAGAAATCGACGGAAGTACTGCCCTTAGAGAATGGCACATTTAGTCCAACAGTATATAACTACGCAGATGAAGACAACAATACAATATCTAACGGCACAGACAACAATACAATATCTAACGGCACAGACAACAATACAATATCTAACGGCACAGACAACAATACAATATCTAACGGCACAGACAACAATGTGGTTTAG
- the LOC143082904 gene encoding uncharacterized protein LOC143082904 isoform X2, whose amino-acid sequence MTKKRPAKGLQALASGTLALARCHTVLDKTEQELEHAIERENRAPKTTIESGKGFVICVILDNSHVKISRRQKAKWRIQMKGEKLIHTKPVLLCVVLLNIIDCILVLGELVLDMYYINALMESHDDVTHTFISEMKMLYPNVLYNIGKSDIEPLYDNILHAQIGWDNFTMAHGRSLSAENITELSLQHIIVKRGTELPSHIDEFIIDRINHTHFHNSRHVEEHPIEEVLAHAFHKASISILCILAVENLFKIFSYGKAFFERKLEMFDCMVVFCSLFVDVYFLKGISAYKIQDFVIILAFLMPWRVIRVVNSLVVSVIEHEHFRMKLLYKQKKNIANDLKKVKSEAKVLKQCLDIVQKMAIDGGIPQEKISQHLAFLQQKQNKKNKLSMSPFKKSTEVLPLENGTFSPTVYNYADEDNNTISNGTDNNTISNGTDNNTISNGTDNNTISNGTDNNVV is encoded by the exons ATGACGAAAAAGAGGCCAGCTAAAGGGCTTCAG GCTCTTGCCTCAGGAACCCTTGCACTAGCCAGATGTCACACTGTGTTAGATAAAACAGAACAAGAATTAGAACATGCAATTGAAAGAGAAAACAGGGCTCCGAAAACAACGATCGAAAG TGGTAAAGGATTTGTCATTTGTGTGATATTGGATAACAGTCATGTTAAGATCTCAAGAAGACAAAAAGCAAAGTGGAG AATACAAATGAAAGGAGAAAAGTTAATTCACACTAAACCGGTCTTGCTGTGTGTTGTTCTGTTAAATATTATCGACTGTATCCTGGTTCTCGGAGAGCTAGTACTTGACATGTACTACATCAATG CTCTGATGGAGTCACATGACGATGTTACTCACACGTTCATCTCAGAAATGAAAATGCTGTACCCTAATGTGCTTTATAACATAGGAAAATCTGATATTGAACCTCTCTATGACAATATTTTACATGCTCAAATAGGCTGGGACAATTTTACGATGGCTCACGGCAGGTCATTATCTGCGGAAAATATTACAGAATTGTCTTTGCAACATATTATTGTGAAGAGAGGAACAGAATTACCTTCACACATTGATGAATTTATAATAGACAGAATAAATCATACACATTTTCATAATAGTCGACATGTTGAAGAGCATCCCATAGAAGAAGTCCTAGCACACGCTTTCCACAAAGCTAGCATTTCAATTCTATGTATTTTAGCCGTAGAG aATCTGTTTAAGATATTTTCTTATGGAAAGGCATTCTTCGAAAGGAAATTAGAA atgTTTGATTGTATGGTTGTGTTTTGCTCTTTGTTTGTTGATGTTTACTTTTTGAAAGGAATAAGTGCATATAAAATCCAAGACTTCGTCATCATATTGGCTTTCCTGATGCCATGGAGAGTAATCCGAGTAGTCAACA GTCTAGTTGTATCGGTTATAGAACATGAACACTTTAGAATGAAACTTCTctacaaacaaaagaaaaatatcgCTAATGACCTGAAGAAAGTTAAATCTGAAGCCAAAGTTCTAAAG CAATGTTTGGATATTGTACAGAAGATGGCCATAGACGGGGGAATTCCACAAGAGAAAATATCTCAGCATTTAG CTTTTCTTCAACAGAAAcagaacaagaaaaataaattatcaatgtCTCCATTCAAGAAATCGACGGAAGTACTGCCCTTAGAGAATGGCACATTTAGTCCAACAGTATATAACTACGCAGATGAAGACAACAATACAATATCTAACGGCACAGACAACAATACAATATCTAACGGCACAGACAACAATACAATATCTAACGGCACAGACAACAATACAATATCTAACGGCACAGACAACAATGTGGTTTAG